A genomic window from Flavobacterium hankyongi includes:
- a CDS encoding efflux RND transporter periplasmic adaptor subunit: MKFKHIVYLLLAVVLGGMIFYRISANSAKNEENGKGKGKEGDKKPSKVSGIVLKPQVFSDNLSLTGSIEANEQIEVRSEVSGVVESINFQEGSYVSKGQQLFKINDLELRAQLSQARTKQALASENERRAKLLLQKEAISQEEYDIASADFRSAQAQTQLIQAQIAKTSVKAPFSGKIGLRYISKGSYVTPTTVVANLVNTSQVKITFSIPEKYAAQMKMNTSLSFTTSGSKEKYSAKVYAIEPEIEEATRTLKMRAVAQNSSGKLIPGTFANVSFPLDNINDALLVPTEALIPVQNGKKVFVSVNGKAKEIMVETGARTDKDVLVLTGLKVGDTVLTTGVMTLKDDAPVKVNVK; this comes from the coding sequence ATGAAATTTAAACATATTGTATACTTGCTGTTGGCAGTAGTTTTAGGCGGAATGATTTTCTACAGAATATCTGCAAACAGTGCTAAAAATGAAGAAAATGGTAAAGGAAAAGGAAAAGAAGGAGACAAAAAGCCTTCAAAAGTTTCCGGAATTGTTTTAAAACCACAAGTCTTCTCTGATAACTTATCACTTACAGGTTCTATTGAGGCTAATGAGCAAATTGAGGTCAGAAGTGAAGTTTCGGGTGTTGTTGAAAGTATCAATTTCCAAGAAGGAAGTTATGTTTCAAAAGGACAGCAATTATTTAAAATAAATGATTTAGAACTTCGTGCGCAACTCTCGCAAGCAAGAACCAAACAAGCACTTGCATCTGAAAATGAAAGAAGAGCGAAGCTGTTACTACAAAAAGAAGCGATTAGTCAAGAAGAGTATGACATTGCCAGTGCCGATTTCCGTTCTGCTCAAGCGCAAACTCAATTAATTCAAGCACAAATTGCTAAAACATCTGTAAAAGCACCTTTTTCAGGGAAAATAGGTTTACGATATATTTCAAAAGGAAGCTATGTAACACCAACAACAGTTGTAGCAAACTTAGTAAATACAAGTCAGGTAAAAATTACGTTTTCAATTCCTGAAAAATACGCTGCTCAAATGAAAATGAATACTTCTCTTTCGTTTACTACTTCGGGTTCAAAAGAAAAATATAGCGCAAAAGTATATGCAATCGAGCCTGAGATTGAAGAAGCAACACGAACTTTAAAAATGCGTGCTGTAGCACAAAATTCAAGTGGTAAATTAATTCCTGGAACTTTTGCGAATGTTTCATTTCCGTTGGATAACATAAATGATGCCTTATTAGTGCCAACAGAGGCTTTGATTCCAGTACAAAACGGAAAAAAAGTGTTTGTGTCAGTTAATGGCAAAGCCAAAGAAATTATGGTAGAAACGGGAGCTCGTACCGATAAAGACGTTTTGGTGTTAACAGGTCTTAAAGTTGGAGATACAGTTTTGACTACAGGTGTGATGACTTTGAAAGATGATGCTCCTGTAAAAGTTAATGTAAAGTAA
- a CDS encoding zinc-dependent peptidase, which produces MNQNQEQGVWIFIIFISVLFLIVFIYAFNFLEYLFAKYFYKPFYVHFYPLPKKLNDSHKKLISDNYSFYRKLSDRRKKYFEHRVAVFIQKYDFKGNGGLVITDEMKVLIASTSVKLTFGMRRFIYTVFDKIILYPDIYYSEMNDLYHKGEFNPRYKALVFSWKHFKEGLDVSNDNLNLGLHEFSHTLHFQCLKNSSVSNDIYVENYQKLVSDISKSNYKDKIRDSEYFREYAFTNELEFIAVILENFFETPDKFKNDFPELFLNVKRMINYRES; this is translated from the coding sequence ATGAATCAAAATCAGGAACAAGGTGTTTGGATATTTATAATTTTTATTTCAGTTCTTTTTTTGATTGTTTTTATCTACGCATTCAATTTCTTAGAATATCTCTTTGCAAAATACTTTTATAAGCCTTTTTATGTACATTTTTACCCTTTACCAAAAAAGCTGAATGATTCGCATAAAAAACTAATAAGTGATAATTACTCGTTCTACAGAAAGCTTTCAGATAGGAGGAAAAAGTATTTCGAACACAGAGTAGCTGTTTTTATACAGAAATATGATTTTAAGGGTAATGGTGGTTTGGTTATTACAGATGAAATGAAAGTTTTAATTGCGAGTACTTCCGTAAAATTAACTTTTGGTATGAGAAGGTTTATTTATACTGTATTTGATAAAATTATATTGTATCCTGATATTTATTACTCAGAAATGAATGATTTATACCATAAAGGAGAGTTTAATCCTAGATATAAAGCTTTGGTTTTTTCGTGGAAGCATTTTAAAGAAGGTCTTGATGTGTCTAATGATAATTTAAACTTGGGGCTTCACGAGTTCTCACACACCTTGCATTTTCAATGTTTAAAAAACAGCTCTGTTTCTAATGATATCTATGTGGAAAACTACCAGAAATTGGTAAGTGATATTAGTAAGTCTAACTATAAAGATAAAATTAGGGATTCAGAGTATTTTAGAGAGTACGCTTTTACTAATGAATTGGAGTTTATAGCAGTGATACTTGAAAACTTCTTTGAGACACCTGATAAGTTTAAAAATGACTTTCCAGAGCTATTCCTTAATGTAAAACGAATGATCAATTATAGAGAGTCTTAA
- a CDS encoding GatB/YqeY domain-containing protein, protein MSLSVKIMDEMKNAMRAKDTVALEALRAIKSAILLAQTESGAKEDLSADDEIKLLQRLVKQRKDSATIYTEQNRPDLAEPEIAQVAVIEKFLPAQLSETEVEDAVAKIIADGGFSGMAAMGQVMGAASKALAGQADGKTISNIVKKLLA, encoded by the coding sequence ATGAGTTTATCAGTAAAAATAATGGACGAAATGAAAAATGCTATGAGAGCTAAAGATACAGTAGCTTTAGAAGCATTGAGAGCAATAAAATCAGCAATATTATTGGCGCAAACTGAAAGTGGTGCTAAAGAAGATTTGTCTGCTGATGATGAAATCAAATTATTGCAACGTTTGGTAAAGCAACGTAAAGATTCTGCAACTATATATACTGAACAAAATCGTCCTGATTTAGCAGAACCAGAAATCGCTCAAGTAGCAGTGATTGAAAAATTTCTACCTGCACAATTATCAGAAACTGAGGTAGAAGATGCTGTGGCTAAAATTATTGCAGATGGTGGTTTTTCTGGAATGGCGGCAATGGGACAAGTAATGGGTGCAGCTTCAAAAGCTCTTGCTGGACAAGCTGACGGCAAAACAATTTCAAATATTGTAAAAAAGCTTTTAGCGTAG
- the ftsZ gene encoding cell division protein FtsZ: MESNSEFGSISFDLPKNQSNVIKVIGVGGGGSNAINHMFKQGIKGVDFIVCNTDSQALQNSPVPNKIQLGVSLTEGLGAGANPDVGQQAALESIEDIEKMLDSNTKMVFITAGMGGGTGTGAAPVIAQLAKEREILTVGIVTIPFQFEGKIRSEQALLGVEKLRRQVDSLIVINNNKLREVYGNLGFKAGFSKADEVLATASRGIAEVITHHYTQNIDLKDAKTVLSNSGTAIMGSAVAEGVNRAKDAIVSALDSPLLNDNKIAGAKNVLLLIVSGTNEITIDEIGEINDHIQAEAGFNANIIMGVGEDETLGDSIAVTIIATGFCVEQQAEIVNTEPKKIIHALEDEQKLVHNLTQKFEAKGFDFSLNMPSATPVVDQAPIIEDKIVFSLEGDVATPDLVEPYFTMDLVPTTEFIKNLDVTFEIVSANQVKENDFYFTPPEVKEIEVVDPKFFIKEEDQFSLTFDLPIAQKEETVNTDKLIFDLTNEIKDIRVNEAVEFVPVTEVTQNGVIRHSLEEYMEVENQFAQAKKVEPVIEKTPEELNITMKQVEPVTQQLVSNPTYDINSPVEMSIEDSLKLRAEERRRKMKEFNYKFHNNAARVDEYEKVPAYKRMGIDVTNNPVDNNRSRMSLGLDSNDDVQLRSNNSFLHDNVD, from the coding sequence ATGGAAAGCAACTCAGAATTTGGAAGCATCTCTTTCGATTTACCTAAAAATCAATCGAACGTGATAAAAGTTATCGGAGTAGGTGGTGGAGGTAGCAATGCTATTAATCACATGTTCAAGCAAGGTATTAAAGGAGTAGACTTTATCGTTTGTAATACTGACTCACAAGCATTACAAAACAGTCCTGTGCCTAATAAAATTCAGTTGGGTGTAAGCCTTACAGAAGGTTTAGGAGCTGGTGCAAATCCTGATGTGGGGCAACAGGCTGCACTTGAAAGTATCGAGGATATCGAGAAAATGCTTGACAGCAATACTAAAATGGTTTTCATTACAGCAGGTATGGGTGGTGGTACCGGTACTGGAGCTGCGCCAGTTATTGCTCAATTAGCAAAAGAAAGAGAAATTCTTACTGTAGGTATTGTTACAATACCTTTCCAGTTTGAAGGAAAAATTCGTTCTGAACAAGCTTTATTGGGGGTTGAAAAGCTTAGAAGACAAGTTGATTCACTTATCGTAATCAATAATAATAAATTAAGAGAGGTTTATGGGAATCTTGGATTCAAAGCAGGTTTCTCAAAAGCTGATGAAGTATTAGCAACTGCATCTCGCGGTATTGCAGAAGTTATTACACATCACTATACTCAAAATATCGACTTGAAAGATGCTAAAACAGTACTTTCAAATTCAGGTACTGCAATAATGGGTTCGGCTGTTGCTGAAGGAGTAAACAGAGCTAAAGATGCTATCGTTTCAGCTTTGGACTCACCTTTATTGAATGATAATAAAATTGCAGGTGCTAAAAACGTATTGTTGCTTATCGTTTCTGGTACTAACGAAATTACTATCGATGAAATTGGTGAAATTAATGATCATATTCAGGCCGAAGCTGGTTTCAATGCAAATATAATTATGGGGGTTGGTGAAGACGAAACTCTTGGAGATTCTATTGCAGTTACCATAATTGCAACTGGTTTTTGTGTAGAACAACAAGCAGAGATTGTAAATACTGAGCCTAAAAAAATCATTCACGCTTTAGAAGATGAGCAAAAGTTAGTGCATAATTTAACTCAAAAATTTGAAGCTAAAGGATTCGATTTTTCATTAAATATGCCATCAGCTACACCAGTTGTTGATCAGGCTCCTATTATTGAAGATAAAATTGTATTTTCTTTAGAAGGAGATGTTGCTACGCCAGATTTAGTAGAACCTTATTTTACAATGGATTTGGTTCCTACAACTGAGTTTATAAAAAATTTAGATGTTACTTTCGAGATAGTTTCGGCGAATCAAGTAAAAGAAAACGATTTCTATTTTACGCCACCAGAAGTAAAGGAAATTGAAGTTGTAGATCCTAAATTCTTTATCAAAGAAGAAGATCAATTTTCATTAACATTTGATTTGCCAATTGCTCAAAAAGAAGAAACTGTAAATACAGATAAGTTAATTTTCGATTTAACCAATGAAATTAAAGATATAAGAGTAAATGAAGCAGTAGAGTTTGTTCCAGTTACCGAAGTTACTCAAAACGGTGTGATTCGTCATTCATTAGAAGAGTATATGGAGGTTGAAAATCAATTTGCTCAAGCAAAAAAAGTAGAGCCAGTAATTGAAAAAACTCCAGAGGAACTTAATATTACAATGAAGCAAGTGGAACCAGTTACACAGCAACTAGTTTCAAATCCTACTTACGACATTAACTCACCAGTAGAAATGTCAATTGAGGATTCATTGAAGTTAAGAGCAGAAGAGCGTCGACGTAAAATGAAGGAATTCAATTATAAGTTTCACAATAATGCAGCTCGAGTAGACGAGTACGAAAAAGTACCGGCTTATAAAAGAATGGGGATTGATGTAACAAACAATCCAGTAGATAATAATAGATCAAGAATGTCTCTTGGTTTAGATAGTAACGACGATGTTCAGTTACGTTCTAACAATTCATTCTTACACGATAATGTAGATTAA
- the ftsA gene encoding cell division protein FtsA, giving the protein MERENIAVGLDIGTTKIVAMIGKKNEYGKLEILGVGKSKSLGVARGVVNNITQTIQSIQEAIALAEEDSGFKIKDVVVGIAGQHIRSIQHSDYISRSNPEEVISEKDIDVLIGQVQKLAMLPGEEIIHVLPQEFKIDGQSEIKEPIGMYGGRLESSFHVVVGQASSIRNVGRCIKSAGLDLSGLTLEPLASADAVLSQEEKEAGVALIDIGGGTTDLAIFKDGIIRHTAVVPFGGNVITEDIKEGCSIIEKQAELLKVKFGSAWPGENKDNEIVSIPGLRGRDPKEISLKNLSKIIHARVVEIIEQIYTEIKAYGHEDPRKKLIAGIVLTGGGSQLKHIKQLVEYITGMDTRIGYPNEHLAGNSNEEISSPLYATAVGLVMNSVRNNTMSAIPQDNYVPEPVLVQKPSMEEQQLIQQEAERVIEEVNSASKSTETTIRKSFFDRYIDKIKDFLDNAE; this is encoded by the coding sequence ATGGAAAGAGAGAATATAGCAGTAGGACTTGACATAGGAACAACAAAGATTGTTGCTATGATAGGTAAGAAAAATGAGTATGGAAAGCTAGAAATTTTAGGCGTTGGTAAGTCTAAAAGTCTCGGTGTGGCTAGAGGTGTGGTAAATAACATTACACAAACTATCCAGTCTATTCAGGAAGCAATTGCGCTTGCTGAAGAAGATTCAGGTTTTAAAATTAAAGACGTTGTAGTTGGTATTGCTGGACAACATATCCGTAGTATTCAACACAGCGATTACATTTCTAGATCTAATCCAGAAGAAGTAATTAGTGAAAAAGACATCGATGTGTTAATTGGTCAAGTTCAAAAACTTGCGATGTTACCAGGAGAAGAGATTATCCATGTATTGCCTCAGGAATTTAAAATAGACGGTCAGTCTGAAATAAAAGAACCAATTGGTATGTATGGAGGCCGACTTGAGAGTAGCTTCCATGTAGTAGTTGGTCAAGCATCATCAATTAGAAATGTTGGTAGATGTATTAAAAGCGCTGGTTTAGATTTGTCAGGTTTAACATTAGAACCTTTAGCTTCTGCTGATGCAGTTTTAAGTCAAGAAGAAAAAGAAGCAGGAGTTGCCTTAATCGATATAGGTGGTGGAACTACTGATTTGGCAATTTTCAAAGATGGTATTATTCGTCATACAGCGGTTGTGCCATTTGGAGGTAATGTAATTACTGAAGATATTAAAGAAGGCTGTTCAATAATTGAAAAGCAAGCCGAATTATTGAAAGTAAAGTTTGGTTCTGCTTGGCCGGGAGAAAATAAAGACAATGAAATTGTTTCTATTCCTGGATTAAGAGGAAGAGATCCAAAAGAAATCTCATTAAAAAACCTTTCAAAAATAATTCATGCTCGTGTGGTAGAAATTATCGAACAAATTTATACAGAGATAAAAGCGTACGGTCATGAAGATCCTCGCAAAAAATTAATTGCAGGAATTGTTTTAACTGGAGGAGGTTCACAATTAAAACACATAAAACAATTGGTAGAGTACATTACAGGAATGGATACAAGAATTGGATACCCTAATGAGCATTTAGCAGGGAATTCCAATGAAGAAATTTCGAGTCCGCTATATGCAACTGCCGTTGGTTTAGTAATGAATAGCGTTCGTAATAATACTATGAGTGCCATTCCTCAAGATAATTATGTTCCAGAGCCTGTTTTGGTGCAAAAACCAAGTATGGAGGAACAACAATTAATTCAGCAAGAAGCCGAAAGGGTTATAGAAGAGGTAAATTCTGCTTCTAAATCGACTGAAACAACGATTAGAAAATCGTTTTTTGACAGATACATTGATAAGATTAAAGATTTTTTAGATAACGCAGAGTAA
- a CDS encoding cell division protein FtsQ/DivIB, with the protein MHKNWLINIQLIAIFGVVIFLYSFTSKRNEQRKISKPDIEFVNSNSPFVTHEMVNKLLIENFGGSSSIKKEDLDLKHIEQTINKHSMIDNSEVYVSVDGKLKTIVKQKTPIARVFNNYSSFYIDYKGDRMPLSSNFSARVPLVYGDVDKALDKNFVALLKKIYSDDFLKKNIIGMTINDDGSITMKNRNYSYDIIFGRTIHMERKFDNYKAFFQKAVQDTLINSYSKINLKFTKQVVCTKE; encoded by the coding sequence ATGCATAAAAATTGGTTAATAAATATTCAACTGATTGCCATTTTTGGAGTGGTAATTTTTCTGTATTCGTTTACTTCAAAAAGAAACGAACAAAGAAAAATTTCTAAACCAGACATCGAATTTGTGAATTCAAATAGCCCATTTGTGACGCATGAAATGGTTAATAAGTTGTTGATAGAAAATTTTGGAGGCTCTTCCAGTATTAAAAAAGAAGATTTAGATTTGAAGCATATAGAGCAAACTATCAATAAACACAGCATGATAGACAATTCTGAAGTGTATGTGAGTGTTGATGGTAAGTTAAAAACCATAGTAAAACAAAAGACCCCAATCGCTAGAGTTTTTAATAATTATTCTTCTTTTTATATTGATTATAAAGGGGATAGGATGCCGCTTTCAAGTAATTTTAGTGCCAGAGTGCCCCTTGTTTATGGTGATGTAGATAAAGCCTTAGATAAGAACTTTGTTGCATTGTTAAAAAAGATTTATTCTGATGATTTTTTGAAAAAAAATATCATTGGTATGACGATTAACGACGACGGAAGCATCACAATGAAGAATAGAAATTATAGTTATGATATAATTTTCGGCAGAACCATTCACATGGAAAGAAAGTTTGATAATTATAAAGCATTTTTTCAAAAAGCAGTACAAGACACATTGATTAATTCGTATTCGAAAATTAATTTAAAGTTTACCAAACAAGTGGTTTGTACAAAAGAATAG